A genomic stretch from Nitrospirota bacterium includes:
- a CDS encoding plasmid pRiA4b ORF-3 family protein encodes MQKRNIRKRASGHRKSRKKRATLINVYQLKIVLMNIEPPIWRRFIVPESMSLHSLHQVFQIVMGWSDSHLHQFVLGADIYADPESEPDGEMGKMKNEHQFHLGELLPIESTAITYEYDFGDGWKHLVFVEKISASEQADRGRLICLEGERACPPEDCGGCHGYSEVLDIIFNPSHPDYEAMLDWTGKDFNPEIFDVQKVNALLKELES; translated from the coding sequence ATGCAAAAAAGAAACATCAGGAAACGGGCCTCCGGCCATCGAAAATCACGAAAAAAGAGAGCCACTCTAATCAATGTTTATCAGTTGAAAATTGTCTTGATGAATATTGAGCCTCCGATCTGGCGGAGATTTATCGTGCCGGAATCAATGAGTCTTCATTCATTGCACCAGGTCTTCCAGATTGTCATGGGCTGGAGCGACAGCCATCTCCATCAATTCGTCTTAGGTGCCGATATTTACGCTGATCCCGAATCGGAACCGGATGGCGAAATGGGTAAAATGAAGAATGAACACCAGTTTCATCTGGGCGAGCTGTTGCCAATTGAGAGCACGGCGATTACCTATGAGTACGATTTTGGCGACGGCTGGAAACATCTTGTCTTTGTTGAGAAGATTTCCGCATCCGAGCAGGCGGATCGGGGGCGCCTCATCTGTCTGGAAGGGGAGAGAGCCTGTCCGCCCGAAGATTGTGGAGGCTGCCATGGCTATTCTGAAGTTCTTGATATCATTTTTAATCCTTCCCACCCTGATTACGAAGCGATGCTTGACTGGACCGGGAAGGATTTCAATCCAGAGATTTTTGATGTTCAGAAGGTGAACGCCCTTCTGAAGGAACTGGAGAGCTGA
- a CDS encoding DUF2130 domain-containing protein, whose product MDPSKEKFLLDQIKCPTCGDLIPVNETLHHQLIEAARKELKEENVVQQKRVMAKETELKEKEKALLIAEKNVDLLVESRLKQEKDRLQSDAVLRVREESALQIKDMSAQLAEKDQKLRMAQTAELDIRKQKRDLEEKAKSFELELARKLDEERSLIQEEAVRNVLAEHSLKDAEKEKKLQDAIKANDELRRKLQQGSQQTQGEVLELELEELLKSAFPHDDIVPVTKGIKGADLLQKVYSPNGQPCGVIVWESKHTKAWSESWISKLKDDQREMKADVAVLVTEVLPKETNRFGFRNNIWITKMDTVHGLATAIRITLIQVTVSKLLSVGKNEKMEVLFQYLSGVEFKQKVEAIVEAFVAMQEDLNEEKRFFAKRWAKREKQLERVIANTVGMYGNLQGLMGASMQAIPELEMKNEPDSEPRLVLNDQNDDDLFDA is encoded by the coding sequence ATGGATCCCTCGAAAGAAAAATTTTTATTGGATCAGATAAAATGCCCGACGTGTGGCGACCTGATTCCGGTAAATGAAACATTGCATCACCAGTTGATCGAGGCGGCCCGGAAGGAATTAAAAGAAGAAAATGTCGTGCAGCAGAAGCGTGTTATGGCAAAAGAGACCGAGCTGAAAGAAAAAGAGAAAGCGCTCCTTATTGCCGAGAAAAATGTGGATCTGCTTGTTGAAAGCAGGTTAAAGCAGGAAAAGGACCGACTGCAATCTGACGCGGTATTAAGAGTAAGGGAAGAGTCGGCATTGCAAATCAAAGATATGAGTGCCCAGTTGGCGGAGAAAGATCAGAAATTGAGAATGGCCCAGACCGCCGAACTGGATATCAGAAAACAGAAGAGAGATCTGGAAGAAAAAGCGAAGTCGTTCGAACTGGAGTTAGCCAGAAAACTCGATGAAGAGCGAAGCCTGATTCAGGAGGAGGCTGTCAGAAACGTCTTGGCGGAACATTCGCTAAAAGACGCCGAAAAAGAAAAGAAACTTCAGGATGCCATCAAAGCCAATGACGAACTTCGTCGAAAACTCCAGCAGGGTTCCCAGCAGACGCAGGGAGAGGTTCTGGAACTGGAATTGGAAGAATTATTAAAAAGCGCATTTCCACATGATGATATTGTTCCGGTGACCAAGGGGATAAAAGGGGCAGATCTCCTGCAAAAGGTCTATAGTCCAAATGGTCAGCCTTGCGGGGTGATTGTGTGGGAATCGAAACATACGAAAGCGTGGAGCGAAAGCTGGATTTCGAAGCTCAAAGATGACCAGCGGGAGATGAAGGCCGACGTTGCGGTCCTCGTCACGGAAGTTTTGCCGAAAGAGACGAATCGCTTTGGTTTTAGAAACAACATCTGGATTACAAAGATGGATACGGTTCACGGCCTGGCTACAGCGATCCGCATCACGCTGATCCAGGTTACAGTCTCCAAACTCCTCTCGGTTGGCAAAAATGAAAAGATGGAAGTGTTATTCCAATATCTTTCCGGCGTGGAATTTAAACAGAAAGTTGAGGCCATTGTCGAAGCCTTCGTGGCGATGCAGGAAGATTTAAACGAAGAGAAGAGATTTTTTGCGAAAAGATGGGCAAAGCGCGAGAAACAGCTTGAAAGAGTCATTGCGAATACCGTCGGGATGTATGGAAATCTGCAGGGGCTGATGGGTGCTTCGATGCAAGCTATTCCCGAATTAGAGATGAAAAATGAACCGGATTCTGAGCCCCGGTTGGTCTTGAATGACCAGAACGACGATGATCTCTTCGACGCCTGA
- a CDS encoding PilZ domain-containing protein, which produces MNNQVSGPQPDDIRKRAHPRVAVDLKTEFQVLKPKLKSEFLPKRVESMAKTLGTGGLMFTSNTHLPIGTKVDMKLYYYSITIEFVAEVVWTKEEEGFGTTEYYCGSRYSAISYDNLTHVENILKSHLTH; this is translated from the coding sequence ATGAATAATCAGGTTTCTGGACCTCAACCGGACGATATCAGGAAACGGGCACATCCCCGAGTGGCAGTTGATTTAAAAACGGAATTTCAAGTACTTAAGCCGAAACTAAAGAGCGAATTTCTGCCAAAAAGGGTTGAATCGATGGCCAAAACCCTCGGAACCGGCGGTCTTATGTTTACCTCGAATACCCACCTTCCCATCGGGACAAAAGTGGATATGAAGCTCTATTATTATTCGATTACGATAGAATTTGTAGCAGAAGTGGTCTGGACCAAAGAGGAAGAAGGCTTTGGGACAACGGAATATTATTGCGGGTCGCGGTATTCCGCCATTTCCTATGATAATTTGACACATGTAGAGAATATTCTCAAATCTCACCTAACCCACTAA
- a CDS encoding tetratricopeptide repeat protein, protein MTQESTKNLFREAMKSFRESRLEDAIAHLEKALVQEPGFIDGLEALGQFYFKNNRLDDAIRVTQKFCELSPDAVMAHTNLSRLYQKKGLIKEAEDELAKARLLSSKK, encoded by the coding sequence ATGACCCAGGAAAGCACAAAAAATCTCTTTCGAGAAGCCATGAAATCGTTTCGCGAAAGCCGGCTGGAAGATGCCATTGCCCATCTTGAAAAGGCATTGGTGCAGGAACCAGGGTTTATCGACGGGTTGGAGGCTCTCGGACAATTTTACTTTAAAAACAATCGCCTGGATGACGCCATCCGGGTCACTCAGAAATTTTGTGAGCTTTCACCGGACGCGGTGATGGCCCATACCAATCTTTCTCGCCTTTACCAGAAAAAAGGCCTGATCAAAGAAGCCGAAGACGAACTGGCCAAAGCTCGCCTCCTCTCCTCCAAAAAATAG
- a CDS encoding metal-binding protein SmbP, with product MKQFVFGTILLFWIVPVAHAEAKGHCGEMVKEAQQAVDHGKAGHINVLVEHAEAMIKHGTECEKESTAKDHVKEALKHEGEAVEHGKAGHLDVALHHAEGALTHAKEATK from the coding sequence ATGAAACAATTTGTTTTTGGGACTATTCTTTTATTTTGGATTGTTCCAGTGGCCCATGCTGAAGCCAAGGGTCATTGTGGAGAGATGGTTAAAGAGGCCCAGCAAGCGGTCGATCACGGAAAAGCAGGTCATATCAATGTTCTCGTTGAACATGCTGAGGCCATGATAAAACATGGCACAGAATGCGAAAAAGAGAGCACGGCGAAAGACCATGTTAAAGAGGCCCTCAAACATGAGGGAGAAGCGGTTGAACATGGAAAAGCGGGACATTTAGATGTCGCTTTGCATCATGCAGAGGGCGCACTCACTCATGCCAAAGAGGCAACCAAATAA
- a CDS encoding EamA family transporter, with product MNRHKSIGIASLVIASIVWGGSIVAQKIALQSWHPYFVLFIRGAGTFLLIFPYLWIRSQITWGALYRDRKNLLWMSISGLANSLFVLFGLQYTSAMVAGMIMGIGPILMAILLKILGRQSLDQKGWIAASLTVFGVGFVVFHPSEAVGNSKNIWVGDVLVFLGVVSWSIYTILSKEAMSHHSPLLLMALTWAGVIFLAPLAWKEQAPSGGNILIGWSALGYIVVVATVLAFFLWLIGLQQIGSAHSMVYLNLIPLSAILFSALLLGETIHWRQWVGGGMILSGAWIVTLQQWKDEVRRVSVNS from the coding sequence TTGAATCGTCACAAAAGCATTGGAATTGCCAGCCTGGTGATCGCTTCGATTGTTTGGGGAGGGTCCATTGTCGCTCAAAAAATCGCGCTACAGAGTTGGCACCCGTATTTTGTCCTTTTCATCCGGGGCGCCGGAACCTTTCTGCTTATTTTTCCTTATCTATGGATCCGGAGTCAAATTACGTGGGGAGCACTTTATAGAGATCGGAAAAATCTTCTCTGGATGAGTATAAGCGGATTGGCGAATTCTCTTTTTGTTTTATTTGGCCTCCAGTATACGTCAGCCATGGTTGCCGGTATGATTATGGGGATTGGTCCGATCCTGATGGCGATTCTTCTTAAAATACTCGGCAGGCAATCCCTGGATCAGAAAGGTTGGATTGCCGCCTCTCTGACGGTATTCGGGGTGGGTTTCGTTGTTTTTCATCCATCGGAGGCGGTCGGAAATTCCAAAAATATCTGGGTCGGAGATGTTCTTGTTTTTTTAGGTGTGGTCTCCTGGTCCATTTATACCATCCTGAGCAAGGAGGCGATGTCGCATCATTCCCCCCTTTTACTCATGGCATTAACCTGGGCCGGGGTCATTTTTCTTGCTCCCCTCGCATGGAAAGAACAGGCCCCGTCGGGCGGGAATATCCTGATCGGATGGTCAGCTCTAGGCTATATTGTTGTTGTTGCGACCGTATTGGCTTTTTTTCTTTGGTTGATTGGACTTCAACAGATCGGATCAGCGCATTCCATGGTTTACTTGAATTTGATTCCCTTATCCGCAATCCTCTTTTCGGCTTTGCTGCTCGGAGAAACGATCCACTGGCGCCAATGGGTTGGGGGAGGAATGATTCTGTCAGGAGCCTGGATTGTGACGCTTCAGCAATGGAAAGATGAGGTCAGGAGGGTTTCAGTAAATTCTTAG
- a CDS encoding regulator translates to MTSLIELNAFRIFFLFAFAALFACSHKESASQPNARTVENVQYLPFDTFETGSDTYVRSLALDGPFLWVGTSLGALRIQRTSGVLLQTYTQKDGLKSPYIFTISASKEGSKWFGTNAGGLSRLMSDERWQTYLPPDLADSWVYQIAYQNDGVMWIGTWNGVSRFDGKRFTNYRVKDGLVNPWVYAVAVDRDQSIWMGTEGGVNRFDGKQWQTWTHQDGLGAENSSHLKQGAALHHGSEQLEDIQLARHKHNLETVDEAGKETYNENYVFSMWIDTEGVKWFGTWGGGLSRFDGKQWKNYTTREGLAGNVVYAISADPAGGFWLGTNHGISHFNGREFSNAEKMEERIDEDIYALVEDSEGTLWAGHKGGVTRFLPKNLLKPS, encoded by the coding sequence ATGACGTCACTTATTGAACTGAACGCTTTCCGTATTTTTTTCCTTTTCGCATTCGCAGCGCTTTTCGCCTGTTCCCATAAAGAAAGTGCCTCTCAACCAAACGCCCGGACGGTTGAAAATGTTCAATACCTCCCTTTTGATACTTTTGAAACCGGTTCTGATACCTATGTGCGATCTCTCGCGTTGGACGGACCCTTTCTCTGGGTAGGGACTTCTCTCGGAGCACTGAGAATTCAGCGGACATCGGGCGTGCTTCTCCAGACCTATACTCAAAAAGATGGACTCAAGAGCCCCTATATTTTCACGATTTCAGCTTCGAAAGAAGGATCCAAATGGTTCGGCACCAATGCCGGAGGACTCTCTCGCTTGATGAGTGATGAAAGGTGGCAGACTTATTTACCTCCCGATCTCGCCGATTCCTGGGTTTATCAGATCGCCTATCAAAACGACGGCGTCATGTGGATCGGAACATGGAACGGAGTCTCCCGCTTTGATGGCAAGCGTTTTACCAATTACCGGGTCAAGGATGGGCTGGTCAATCCCTGGGTTTATGCTGTCGCTGTCGATCGAGATCAGTCGATCTGGATGGGAACAGAAGGGGGTGTGAACCGGTTTGACGGAAAACAATGGCAAACCTGGACACATCAAGACGGGCTGGGCGCAGAAAACAGTTCTCATTTAAAACAGGGAGCCGCTCTCCATCATGGATCAGAACAATTGGAAGATATACAGCTCGCCCGTCACAAACATAACCTTGAAACAGTGGATGAAGCAGGAAAAGAAACCTACAATGAAAATTATGTCTTCTCAATGTGGATTGATACGGAAGGAGTGAAATGGTTCGGCACATGGGGAGGAGGACTTTCCCGGTTTGACGGAAAACAATGGAAAAACTACACCACCCGGGAAGGCTTGGCCGGTAACGTTGTTTACGCAATTTCGGCGGACCCGGCAGGCGGTTTCTGGCTCGGAACAAATCATGGAATCTCTCATTTTAACGGCAGGGAATTTTCAAATGCAGAAAAAATGGAAGAACGAATTGATGAAGATATCTATGCGCTGGTCGAAGATTCAGAAGGAACGTTATGGGCCGGACACAAAGGGGGCGTCACACGGTTTCTTCCTAAGAATTTACTGAAACCCTCCTGA
- a CDS encoding prolipoprotein diacylglyceryl transferase, whose protein sequence is MLNYPNIDPILFRLGPLAFRWYGFMYLLGFIAGYLFLSRQIENKKQLSLSKEDVGDAVTYAAFGVILGGRLGYTLFYNFSYYFEHPARIFYVWEGGMSFHGGFLGTLTAMILFAKHKKISFFQIADYAIPAIPIGLGLGRLGNFINGELFGRATDVPWCMIFPMGGSVCRHPSQLYEAALEGVVLFLILLILNRKELPQGALFWSFIAWYGTFRFFVEFFREPDPQLGLILGPFSMGQFLSFPMAVLGFGMILFLLNRKPAR, encoded by the coding sequence ATGCTTAATTATCCGAATATTGACCCCATCCTCTTTAGACTTGGCCCGCTCGCATTCCGCTGGTACGGATTCATGTATCTTTTGGGTTTTATCGCCGGCTATCTTTTCCTCTCCAGGCAGATTGAAAACAAAAAACAGCTTTCTCTTTCGAAAGAAGATGTCGGCGATGCCGTCACCTATGCCGCGTTTGGAGTCATTTTGGGTGGAAGACTCGGATACACGCTCTTTTATAATTTTTCATATTACTTCGAACATCCCGCGAGAATTTTTTACGTCTGGGAAGGAGGAATGTCATTTCATGGCGGGTTCCTGGGCACACTGACCGCCATGATTCTTTTTGCAAAGCATAAGAAGATTTCATTTTTTCAGATAGCCGATTACGCGATTCCGGCAATCCCGATCGGTCTCGGTTTAGGGCGGCTAGGCAATTTCATCAACGGAGAGCTTTTTGGCCGAGCCACGGATGTTCCCTGGTGCATGATTTTCCCAATGGGAGGGTCGGTCTGCCGGCACCCCTCTCAACTCTATGAAGCAGCGCTGGAGGGAGTTGTCCTATTTCTAATTTTGCTCATCTTAAATCGGAAGGAACTCCCGCAAGGAGCCTTGTTCTGGTCTTTTATCGCATGGTACGGAACCTTTCGCTTTTTTGTCGAATTCTTTAGAGAACCGGATCCCCAGCTCGGGCTCATTTTGGGTCCATTTTCGATGGGTCAATTTTTAAGTTTTCCCATGGCAGTGCTTGGCTTTGGCATGATCCTGTTTCTGTTGAACAGAAAACCGGCACGATGA
- a CDS encoding MFS transporter produces the protein MTIWSQKIKKSKNKNQFEPSLTVVPNLLGQKRDVWLILFAKSVRTFSYGSLGVLFPVYLNNLGMGSKEIGAAVTVMLLSSAALTFAIRRPAESFGPRSVLVQLSLLIVLSGASFLSSSHPILVVAAAMLGSLAVGIGETGPFLSLEQVLLGRAVSRDRLIGVMSYYNLAGYVSAALGGALVGTTWVSTRSVFVIFLIGGLIQVCTYRLLNSEDKLLPRVFHKDDHPSRPLVRRLAALFALDAFAGGFVIQSLIIYWFYTRFHLDLGQLGWISFGAQLLSGISFLMAPRIAENFGLVKTMVFTHLISNLVLIALALSPTATVAVILLFSRHLLSQMDVPTRQTFLMLVVQDHEREKAAALTNMSRTLAQSASPAMTGWIVLTFSAGTPILLGGGLKIVYDLLLYASIKTLHPEKEETRQSI, from the coding sequence ATGACGATTTGGTCGCAGAAGATCAAAAAGAGCAAAAATAAGAATCAATTTGAACCCTCGTTAACGGTCGTCCCAAATCTGTTGGGTCAGAAAAGGGATGTCTGGCTTATTCTATTTGCCAAGTCGGTCAGAACCTTTTCTTATGGATCTCTGGGAGTCCTTTTCCCTGTTTATCTCAACAATCTTGGAATGGGTTCGAAGGAGATCGGAGCGGCCGTAACGGTAATGCTTTTGTCGAGTGCCGCGCTGACCTTCGCGATCCGGCGTCCCGCTGAATCTTTCGGCCCACGGTCCGTACTCGTTCAACTTTCTCTTCTGATTGTGTTATCGGGAGCATCGTTTCTATCTTCCTCTCACCCCATTCTCGTCGTCGCTGCAGCGATGCTGGGAAGCCTGGCCGTGGGAATCGGAGAGACCGGTCCATTCCTCTCACTGGAACAAGTCCTTCTCGGCCGAGCGGTCTCACGTGACCGGCTAATCGGAGTGATGAGTTATTATAATCTTGCGGGATATGTTTCGGCCGCCCTGGGAGGAGCCCTCGTCGGAACGACCTGGGTTTCTACTCGTTCAGTCTTCGTGATTTTTTTGATAGGCGGTCTGATCCAGGTCTGCACTTACAGATTATTGAATTCCGAAGACAAACTTCTTCCGCGCGTTTTTCATAAAGATGATCATCCTTCCAGGCCGTTGGTAAGACGATTAGCCGCCCTTTTTGCTCTCGACGCCTTCGCAGGCGGTTTTGTGATTCAAAGCCTTATTATTTACTGGTTTTACACCCGATTTCATTTGGATCTCGGTCAGCTCGGCTGGATCTCATTCGGTGCACAGCTTCTTTCAGGCATCTCGTTTCTCATGGCACCCCGAATCGCCGAAAACTTCGGACTGGTCAAGACCATGGTCTTTACCCACCTGATTTCCAATCTGGTTTTGATCGCTTTGGCTTTAAGCCCAACTGCAACCGTCGCTGTTATTTTGCTATTTTCCAGACATCTTCTCTCACAGATGGATGTCCCCACCCGCCAGACATTCTTAATGCTGGTCGTTCAAGATCATGAGCGGGAAAAGGCGGCGGCTCTCACAAATATGAGCCGCACCCTGGCACAGTCCGCAAGTCCCGCGATGACTGGATGGATTGTCCTGACCTTTTCCGCAGGAACGCCTATTCTGCTCGGAGGCGGTTTAAAGATCGTATACGATCTTCTCTTGTATGCCTCGATCAAGACATTGCATCCGGAAAAGGAAGAAACCCGGCAATCAATATGA
- a CDS encoding OmpA family protein produces MKGFGMKGITLLLIIVFTAGCATEGEHKRAEKGALFGALGGAAVGGLIGSKSGKAGQGALIGGLIGALGGGLIGNYMDKQAAELEKVAETQRTQDGIVVTMNDKILFDVGKSELKPEAKTSLTKISDILKKYPKTDITVAGYTDNTGSASVNDRISQNRAEGVKFFLVDNGVRSSRVTAKGFGSENPVSDNSTAEGRSKNRRVELHIVPNDDLVAEDQKEQK; encoded by the coding sequence ATGAAAGGATTCGGAATGAAAGGAATCACACTACTTTTAATCATTGTCTTTACTGCGGGATGCGCAACCGAAGGTGAACATAAACGGGCAGAAAAAGGAGCTCTCTTTGGCGCTTTAGGCGGTGCAGCGGTCGGTGGATTGATCGGAAGCAAAAGTGGAAAGGCCGGCCAAGGGGCTCTCATCGGCGGACTAATCGGAGCCCTGGGTGGAGGACTCATCGGAAACTATATGGATAAACAGGCCGCCGAGCTGGAAAAGGTAGCTGAAACCCAAAGGACCCAGGATGGAATTGTCGTAACGATGAATGATAAAATCCTTTTCGATGTCGGTAAATCGGAACTCAAACCCGAAGCCAAAACATCGCTGACCAAAATATCGGATATTCTTAAAAAATATCCAAAGACAGATATCACTGTCGCAGGGTATACGGACAACACAGGCTCTGCGAGCGTCAACGACAGAATTTCCCAGAATCGGGCTGAAGGGGTAAAGTTTTTTCTCGTCGATAACGGTGTCCGATCAAGCCGCGTCACAGCCAAAGGTTTCGGAAGTGAAAATCCGGTGAGCGATAATAGTACCGCCGAAGGCCGGTCCAAAAACCGGCGGGTGGAACTTCACATTGTTCCCAATGACGATTTGGTCGCAGAAGATCAAAAAGAGCAAAAATAA
- a CDS encoding DUF2062 domain-containing protein: protein MIAKVKIKIKELLHLNDSPRKIALAFAVGVFIAFSPILGFHTIMVLLSAWLFRLNPVALFAGAFVNNPWTFAPLYGLCLWFGIYLYGGSAVLPQVSWEHLTLLRFIENLKPYIGPFFLGTTIIGLIVAFLSYILSYIVINRIKESKKIEI from the coding sequence ATGATTGCCAAAGTCAAAATTAAAATAAAGGAACTTCTTCATCTTAATGACTCCCCCCGAAAAATAGCGCTTGCGTTTGCCGTCGGCGTGTTTATTGCCTTTTCTCCAATATTGGGTTTTCATACGATTATGGTTCTGTTATCAGCCTGGCTCTTTCGTTTGAATCCGGTCGCCCTTTTTGCCGGCGCATTTGTCAATAATCCCTGGACTTTCGCCCCCTTGTATGGCCTTTGTCTCTGGTTCGGCATCTATTTATACGGAGGGTCTGCCGTTTTACCCCAGGTCTCCTGGGAACATTTGACTCTTTTGCGATTTATTGAAAATTTAAAACCTTATATCGGTCCCTTTTTTCTTGGCACCACGATTATCGGACTGATCGTTGCTTTTCTTTCCTATATCTTGTCCTATATCGTCATCAATCGTATTAAGGAGTCGAAAAAAATTGAAATTTAG
- the thiL gene encoding thiamine-phosphate kinase: MPEELVSKWGERKLLKSIFKRFFRACPNLKVGMGDDAAIIQPRPGRNLVFTTDTLIEKIDFDFDYTTFEQAGHKAMAANLSDIAAMGAFPRYFLLSLAFPSTTSVSRILGLIRGADRLAKRNGTCLIGGDLSEAPKVTIGITLIGEVRPDHSLLRHGSHPGDTLFVTGTLGDSKAGLELLRQFGTSNPEPWRKSLFRRHLTPLPRLKEGQLLSQKKLASAMIDISDGFFIDILNLTQASDVGAEIHLDNLPLSPSLREYGKRRKVDPALVALSGGEDFELLFSVSPQKIKNMNQLIQSGKIGARSVGKITRKKGIRYLDREGNLLKLKDMGFEHFISTSKS, encoded by the coding sequence ATGCCTGAGGAGCTGGTTTCAAAGTGGGGAGAGAGAAAACTACTCAAATCGATATTTAAGAGATTTTTCCGTGCCTGCCCGAACCTCAAAGTGGGAATGGGCGATGATGCCGCAATAATACAGCCTCGTCCCGGGAGGAATCTTGTATTCACCACAGATACGCTGATTGAAAAAATTGACTTTGATTTCGATTATACGACGTTTGAACAGGCCGGCCACAAGGCCATGGCGGCCAATTTAAGTGATATCGCGGCAATGGGGGCCTTCCCCAGGTATTTCCTGCTTTCCCTGGCTTTTCCTTCAACCACTTCAGTTTCCAGAATTCTCGGACTGATTCGCGGCGCAGACAGACTTGCAAAACGGAATGGAACCTGCCTGATTGGAGGAGATCTTTCCGAAGCACCGAAGGTCACAATCGGGATTACCCTGATTGGAGAGGTCAGACCGGACCATTCCCTCTTAAGACACGGATCTCATCCAGGCGACACTCTTTTTGTCACAGGTACCCTGGGTGACTCCAAAGCAGGCCTGGAGCTCTTAAGACAATTCGGCACTTCAAATCCGGAACCCTGGCGGAAATCGCTATTTCGCAGACACTTAACCCCTCTGCCCCGGCTAAAGGAAGGACAACTGCTCTCTCAAAAAAAGCTGGCCTCTGCAATGATCGATATTTCCGACGGCTTTTTTATTGATATTCTCAATCTCACCCAGGCCAGCGACGTCGGCGCTGAGATTCATTTAGACAACCTTCCTCTTTCTCCGTCACTCCGGGAATACGGAAAAAGAAGAAAAGTCGATCCCGCCCTGGTTGCCCTTTCAGGCGGAGAAGATTTCGAACTTTTATTTTCGGTTTCACCCCAAAAAATAAAAAACATGAATCAGTTGATACAATCTGGTAAAATCGGGGCACGGTCGGTCGGAAAAATAACTCGAAAGAAGGGGATCCGTTATCTCGATCGGGAAGGAAATCTTTTAAAACTTAAAGACATGGGATTTGAACATTTCATATCAACTTCGAAATCATGA